The Leptospira sp. WS39.C2 genome contains a region encoding:
- a CDS encoding glycosyltransferase family 2 protein: MKYYLEKRNYPKLMSIVIPCYNEESVLPHLRERITLFLKSLPTKSEVILVNDGSHDNTIFELVDWSKEDKRIKILSLSRNFGHQIAVTAGMDHAAGDAIVIMDADLQDPPEVIFEMLEKYREGYDVVYGQRITRSGESWFKKVTAWAFYRLMKILVHKDLPLDSGDFRLISRRCLDALNGLRENHRFLRGMNAWIGFPQTPVFYKRDARVAGETKYPLQKMLKLAMNAAVSFSPLPLRFSLGLGIVVALVGFAVGVYALFRAFQHFILQMPIVYNPGWATIVTLICLIGGSILISIGILGEYIARIFEESKNRPLYVVEFVKGDLPKFKKSR, encoded by the coding sequence ATGAAATACTATTTAGAAAAACGCAATTACCCAAAATTAATGTCGATCGTTATTCCTTGTTATAATGAGGAATCAGTTCTTCCACATTTACGAGAAAGGATAACTTTATTTTTAAAAAGTTTACCTACGAAATCAGAAGTGATCCTTGTAAATGATGGAAGCCATGATAATACAATTTTTGAGCTTGTGGATTGGTCAAAGGAAGACAAACGAATCAAAATTTTGAGTTTATCTAGAAATTTTGGGCACCAAATTGCAGTTACTGCAGGAATGGATCATGCAGCAGGTGATGCTATTGTCATAATGGATGCAGACTTACAAGACCCTCCTGAAGTTATTTTTGAAATGTTGGAAAAGTACCGGGAAGGATATGACGTTGTATATGGACAAAGGATCACACGTTCTGGAGAGTCATGGTTTAAAAAAGTGACTGCGTGGGCTTTTTATCGTTTAATGAAAATTTTAGTCCATAAAGACTTACCTTTGGATTCAGGTGATTTCCGTTTAATTTCAAGAAGGTGTTTGGATGCATTGAATGGTCTAAGAGAAAATCACCGTTTTCTACGAGGGATGAATGCCTGGATTGGATTTCCGCAAACGCCAGTTTTTTATAAACGTGATGCAAGAGTGGCGGGCGAAACAAAATATCCATTGCAAAAAATGCTAAAACTTGCGATGAATGCAGCAGTCTCTTTTTCTCCATTACCTTTACGTTTTAGTTTAGGTCTTGGGATCGTTGTGGCCTTAGTTGGATTTGCGGTTGGTGTTTATGCACTTTTCCGTGCCTTCCAACATTTTATATTACAGATGCCTATTGTTTATAATCCTGGTTGGGCGACCATTGTTACTTTAATTTGTTTGATCGGTGGTTCTATCTTGATATCTATAGGAATTTTGGGAGAATACATCGCACGAATCTTTGAAGAATCTAAAAATAGACCATTATATGTTGTTGAATTCGTGAAAGGGGATCTCCCAAAATTTAAAAAATCAAGGTAA